One region of Termitidicoccus mucosus genomic DNA includes:
- a CDS encoding ribonucleoside triphosphate reductase, producing the protein MSDSIFSDTPSASSATPALHLPTPAQDLAAFLRGAPGLPAQVRKRDGRLVAFDAARITRSLARAGAATGEYDGAMAQRLTLRAVNHLTATIADTTPSVEQVQDVIEEMLLGSPFRRTARAFIVYRDQHKRLREITARQDVELIDGYLRQLDWQVRENSNMSYSLQGLNNYLAATVSQSYWLNAIYPPEIRAAHETGDFHLHDLNQLSVYCVGWDLSDLLQRGFGGVAGKIESRPPRHLRSALGQIVNFFYTLQGEAAGAQAFSSFDTLLAPFIRFDGLDFAQVKQALQEFIYNVNVPTRVGFQTPFTNITLDLVCPRHFAGQPVVHGGAWRPETYGDFQAEMNLFNRAFFEVMAEGDAKGRVMTFPIPTINLTPDFDWDNPNLAGLWEMTGRYGIPYFSNFINSDMKPEDARSMCCRLRIDNTQLERRGGGLFGAHPLTGSVGVVTINLPRLGWLATRENPAAPGADAPLAAREKTFREKLVRLMDMARDSLETKRKLLERLTDAGLYPYTKYYLGKRGGRYWGNHFSTIGLVGMNEACANLGLGGIITPEGRDFALRTLDFMRGRLIAYQTETGNHYNLEATPAEGTSYRLAKKDKETCPGILAANEEDLLQGAKPFYTNSSHLPVQATDDLFEALDHQDELQTRYTGGTVLHLFLGERIADPVATKLLVRRIAETYRMPYFSLTPTFSVCPEHGYIAGEHHTCPDCGRPSEVYSRVVGYLRPVQQWNEGKQAEFARRRVYKTPVVATLSPGQNVIPLAPDTMNVPSAIAAAK; encoded by the coding sequence ATGTCCGACTCCATTTTCTCCGACACACCCTCCGCCTCCTCCGCCACGCCCGCCCTCCACCTCCCGACACCCGCGCAGGACCTCGCCGCGTTTCTCCGCGGCGCGCCCGGCCTGCCCGCGCAAGTCCGCAAGCGCGACGGCCGCCTCGTCGCCTTCGACGCCGCCCGCATCACCCGCTCGCTCGCCCGCGCCGGGGCCGCCACCGGCGAATACGACGGCGCCATGGCGCAGCGCCTCACCCTCCGCGCCGTCAATCACCTCACCGCCACCATCGCCGACACCACGCCCAGCGTCGAGCAGGTGCAGGACGTCATCGAGGAAATGCTCCTCGGCTCGCCCTTCCGCCGCACCGCGCGCGCCTTCATCGTTTACCGCGACCAGCACAAACGCCTCCGCGAGATCACCGCCCGCCAGGACGTCGAGCTCATCGACGGCTACCTCCGGCAGCTCGACTGGCAGGTCCGTGAAAACAGCAACATGAGCTACTCGCTCCAGGGCCTCAACAACTACCTCGCCGCCACCGTCTCCCAATCCTACTGGCTCAACGCCATCTACCCGCCCGAAATCCGCGCCGCGCACGAGACCGGCGATTTTCACCTCCACGACCTCAACCAACTCTCCGTTTACTGCGTCGGCTGGGACCTGTCGGACCTCCTCCAGCGCGGCTTCGGCGGCGTCGCCGGAAAAATCGAGTCCCGCCCGCCCCGCCACCTCCGCAGCGCGCTCGGCCAGATCGTCAACTTCTTCTACACCCTCCAGGGCGAGGCCGCCGGCGCGCAGGCCTTCTCCAGCTTCGACACCCTCCTCGCGCCCTTCATCCGCTTCGACGGGCTGGACTTCGCGCAGGTCAAGCAGGCCCTCCAGGAATTCATCTACAACGTCAACGTCCCCACCCGCGTCGGCTTCCAGACCCCGTTTACCAACATCACCCTCGACCTCGTCTGCCCGCGCCATTTCGCCGGCCAGCCCGTCGTCCACGGCGGCGCCTGGCGCCCCGAGACCTACGGCGATTTCCAAGCCGAGATGAACCTCTTCAACCGCGCCTTCTTCGAGGTCATGGCCGAGGGCGACGCCAAGGGCCGCGTCATGACCTTTCCGATACCGACCATCAACCTCACCCCCGACTTCGACTGGGACAACCCCAACCTCGCCGGCCTGTGGGAAATGACCGGCCGCTACGGCATCCCCTATTTCTCCAACTTCATCAACTCCGACATGAAGCCCGAGGACGCGCGCTCCATGTGCTGCCGCCTCCGCATCGACAACACCCAGCTCGAACGCCGCGGCGGCGGCCTCTTCGGCGCGCACCCGCTCACCGGCTCCGTCGGCGTCGTGACCATCAACCTCCCGCGCCTCGGCTGGCTCGCCACGCGCGAAAACCCCGCCGCACCCGGCGCCGACGCGCCCCTCGCCGCCCGCGAAAAAACCTTCCGCGAAAAACTCGTCCGCCTCATGGACATGGCCCGCGACTCCCTCGAGACCAAGCGCAAGCTCCTCGAACGCCTCACCGATGCCGGCCTGTATCCATATACCAAATACTACCTCGGCAAACGCGGCGGCCGCTACTGGGGCAACCACTTCTCCACCATCGGCCTCGTCGGCATGAACGAAGCCTGCGCCAACCTCGGCCTGGGCGGCATCATCACGCCCGAGGGCCGCGACTTCGCCCTCCGCACGCTCGACTTCATGCGCGGGCGCCTCATCGCCTACCAGACCGAGACCGGCAACCACTACAACCTCGAGGCCACCCCCGCCGAAGGCACCAGCTACCGCCTCGCCAAAAAGGACAAGGAAACCTGCCCCGGCATCCTCGCCGCCAACGAGGAAGACCTGCTCCAGGGCGCGAAACCCTTCTACACCAATTCCAGCCACCTCCCCGTGCAGGCGACCGACGACCTCTTCGAGGCGCTCGATCATCAGGACGAACTGCAAACCCGCTACACCGGCGGCACCGTGCTGCACCTCTTCCTCGGCGAACGCATCGCCGACCCGGTCGCGACGAAGCTCCTCGTCCGCCGCATCGCCGAAACCTACCGCATGCCCTACTTCTCGCTCACGCCGACCTTCAGCGTGTGCCCGGAACATGGATACATTGCCGGCGAGCACCACACCTGCCCCGACTGCGGCCGTCCGTCCGAGGTCTATTCCCGCGTCGTCGGCTACCTCCGCCCCGTGCAGCAATGGAACGAAGGCAAGCAGGCCGAGTTTGCCCGCCGCCGCGTCTATAAGACCCCCGTCGTCGCCACCTTGTCACCCGGCCAAAATGTCATCCCGCTGGCCCCCGACACCATGAACGTCCCGTCTGCCATCGCCGCCGCAAAATAA